The sequence below is a genomic window from Neodiprion pinetum isolate iyNeoPine1 chromosome 7, iyNeoPine1.2, whole genome shotgun sequence.
TATCAATCCACAATCCATTcacatgaagaaaaagttacaagcacaatcaaaagaaaataaaaaagatgtacATATCTGAGCATGCAAATCAGGTACAAATGTGTAGGTGATCATGTAATTTGGTTACATTCACTGTGGTGGGCCGATCGGATTCATCCTGAAATTCGGTCTGCTGCAAGTTTTCACCTACAGATAAGTTACTAATAAATAACGACAATGGAAATACACAGAAATGTGTCACACACGATTTTTCTGTAACAGAGCACTTTATAATCTGTAGGTAATTAACCGCTTTGACGGCATTGACGCAATAGTGCATCACATCAACGTGTCTTTATGCACACTGAGTTTTCTCTGACCTAATAGGGATTAATAGTTTCAGATCTCACCAAATAACGTTGGGATACTGCCTTTTCGTaaagttatataatttttacttttcttctgaAAGCAAGAGAGTTCAAAGTGGTCGGAACACAGAAAGCTATCACTTGATGGAGACCACGGTCCAATGTTTATATTTGCGATCCATTGCTTCATAATATCAGGTTCATCCAATGGGAACCTACATAACAAGcaaagtttaaatttattaattcacaCGTTATGTTGCATTGAGTAACGGTACTTACTTGAAGAATGAATAGCCACGTCCATATTCCTTTAATCGGTGACAAGATGAACACTCTGATTTTGGGTTGTCAAATATAGTTGGTACACTGTtctttttcaatgtaattaGGAATCCTGTCCTATCAAAGCAGTCATTTGTAAAATGAGCTGAACACAATGTGCTATTTCGGTTTGGCTTCCAGTCCTTCCTCTTCATTTCTTCTAACCAATGCTGAACGCGCAACACATCTTTCACGGGAAATCTACAtatcgaattataatttaatcccTGAGTCAATAATacccgagttttcaatttcaattataataagatcggttcataattcaaatattgtgaatttttactgacAAGATTCGTACGTTATAATActcgttaaatataattagtaaatACTTCGTATGCTGACATAACCTCTGCAAGTTATCATTTGCAGAACGCTTCAGCGTTGTATACTCACTTGTGAAATGATCGTCCACAATATTTTGATTGctttgttttgcaaaaaacgCAGGTACTCATTGTTACCTCAATAATTGTTACTGTAATTTTCCATCGCAAtcgattatatacacatacatgtatcacgtatatatatataggtatatctgAAGTGACAAGAATCTGTACAAAATGGCTACCGTTCAATTGggtatttgcatgatttttatatttcttaacttttaatgtttttcgattctataaatttttttagaatttttgaaaaaaaaatattttgtttttgtttataaatatttaaataatttaataaataaaagtggTCCTAAATCACATAAGAGTCACGTGACATAAAACGGAATGTGATTGGTTTGACGTCATTGTGCTGCTACTGGCGCGTTTATTTGAATCCACAAAGagtaatgtacaatattttctagcgctaaaaaaattttaagtaagTTTTTTAAACTCTAAGTTTGatacattgtataattaatgtcagacttcggtgaaaataattaaaatagaaatcaatttttgtgtggtgtttttttttttttaactcacacGGATAATTGTGTGGAGGTTATGATCACGTCAATGTTATTATACTAAGAATGTTAAGCAAGCATTAGTTTGAGTATTTTCACAAGTTGGTACTATACACCaacaaaaatcgttttttaatgacatattaaataatttaataactttAGTTTATAATAAACAGCACTATCAGACGTTCTTTTCATCAATCACAACACAGAGCAACAGCTGATTACACGTACGGCGTGCTTACAGGAGAACTTGGcgctaaaaatttcaaaaaaattcagcattgTGACGTCACATACGCGAGATGGAGCtacttattcatttaaatattgccttttttttatttattaaattattttaatacttataaacaaaaacaaaatatttttttttcaaaaattctaaaaaaatttatagaatcgaaaaacatcaaaagttaagaaatataaaaatcatgcaaataccCAATTGGCGTGACGGCACCACGCTTAATCCaatccagtgtatatatatattagtgGCTGCTCCCTACTCTCTCGATCTAGCGACAGAGAGAGGACCACTGCAGTACTAGTTCAGTCCTTCTGTCTCAGCTTCAGGAGCCATGTAAGAGCGTGCAATCTATCTATAAAACTATGCCTGGACTTGGATGAAAAGGTGTAGCATGCACGAAGATAGTACATAACCTAAAACATTGAACTCTCTCGCTAGGAAACAAGTGATCAAATCTTATAATAATGCTTCTGGAAAAATAAGGATGCAAACACATGCCACGTCAGGTCGGCAGATGGCTCAATTCCGAACTTCTTTTCCGATTTAGTTCcatgtttcatttttccttacgttgcataaaaaaatatttgatcaaaaacAATGTGAAACAGTAAGAGAATCTTTGCGTCAAAGACTACATTCGAATTCAATATGTCGATGCGGCTTTGCCCATGCATCCTGAAAATATTCCTCTATACGTATAACTAGGTTTGCATAAACAAAAtccaaaaatgtaaaaatatttaagtaaaacaaaatgagaatttttttgtgcAGCAAGCCACGATGTTTGACCCTCAACAAATTCAACAACAGCAAGCTCCACAAGGTCAGCAGTctcagcagcagcaacaatcACAGCAAATGTACGTGACAGGggcagagaaaaaagaagataagCCATCAGCTACATCAGAGTTCCCATTTTATTATAACGTGAATATGCTGCAGAAAGTTCAAACAAATGCAGTTAGCACTATCGGTGCGATCACAACTGATGACAAGGGGTGTTATCGGTTTGACGTCCAGCCTGTTGGTTATAATACA
It includes:
- the LOC124224004 gene encoding THAP domain-containing protein 5-like is translated as MSTCVFCKTKQSKYCGRSFHKFPVKDVLRVQHWLEEMKRKDWKPNRNSTLCSAHFTNDCFDRTGFLITLKKNSVPTIFDNPKSECSSCHRLKEYGRGYSFFKFPLDEPDIMKQWIANINIGPWSPSSDSFLCSDHFELSCFQKKSKNYITLRKGSIPTLFGENLQQTEFQDESDRPTTVNVTKLHDHLHICT